One window of the Rosa rugosa chromosome 3, drRosRugo1.1, whole genome shotgun sequence genome contains the following:
- the LOC133737611 gene encoding uncharacterized protein LOC133737611, with the protein MRRSNVSNIQKPTTGNAPSKRSRVQTTDQPCPNGSRSTSGSAMSKRSRVQTTNQSCENYGEDGLNSAIGTTTERTTTANDNVMSTSNQDPPTGPTKKVRGKTRGVNADKVLSQLNAKIPVTLTEQNGRPTGPYSEMLANEIGFTVRNHAPLNVEKWKKIPKIKVDKLVKRITNKFDIDMSLPWVERYVITTCQTVFCNFRYKLKKHFEKFSTIEEAIENKHDDVKTQEE; encoded by the exons ATGCGCCGTTCCAATGTGTCTAACATCCAAAAGCCTACTACTG GTAATGCACCGAGTAAACGCTCTCGTGTGCAAACTACTGACCAGCCATGCCCAAATGGATCCCGTTCTACTTCAG GTAGTGCAATGAGTAAACGCTCTCGTGTGCAAACTACTAATCAATCATGCGAAAATTATGGAGAAGATGGACTCAATTCTGCTATTGGTACCACTACAGAACGAACTACTACTG CAAATGATAATGTGATGTCAACCAGTAATCAAGACCCTCCTACAG GTCCAACAAAAAAGGTGCGGGGAAAGACAAGAGGAGTGAATGCAGATAAGGTGCTTTCTCAATTGAATGCTAAAATACCTGTCACTCTGACCGAACAAAATGGTAGGCCTACAGGCCCATATTCTGAAATGTTGGCCAATGAAATTGGTTTCACAGTTCGAAACCATGCCCCACTAAATGTGGAAAAATGGAAGAAGATTCCAAAAATTAAAGTGGATAAGTTGGTTAAAAGAATAACG AACAAGTTTGACATTGACATGTCTCTCCCTTGGGTCGAGAGATATGTAATTACAACATGTCAGActgtattttgtaattttcgttaTAAGTTGAAGAAACATTTTGAGAAATTTTCAACAATCGAGGAAGCAATTGAAAACAAACACGATGATGTCAAGACTCAGGAAGAATAG
- the LOC133736130 gene encoding uncharacterized protein LOC133736130 produces MSHQEQIAAQTGEMQDAIDRFETEYKSTKKGWDLGAKAKWDEMIKMRTETTQPDGTRTMTDDEICAKVLGVKSGYIKGCGFGPRPPPSRVSYSSINEMSEKNKELQGQLQETQHLVGTQQQKIDAQNEVIQRLEEQAKKFEEFMANFSRQHPSS; encoded by the exons ATGTCTCACCAAGAGCAAATT GCAGCACAGACTGGAGAGATGCAAGATGCAATTGATCGCTTTGAAACAGAGTACAAAAGCACTAAAAAAGGTTGGGACTTGGGAGCAAAAGCAAAGTGG GATGAAATGATTAAGATGCGAACTGAGACAACTCAACCTGATGGAACTCGGACAATGACAGATGATGAAATTTGTGCAAAAGTCCTCGGAGTCAAATCAGGCTACATCAAGGGTTGTGGTTTTGGCCCTAGACCTCCACCATCAAGGGTCTCTTATTCGTCGATAAATGAAATGTCTGAAAAGAACAAAGAGTTGCAAGGACAGCTTCAAGAGACCCAACACCTTGTAGGGACTCAACAACAAAAGATTGATGCACAAAATGAGGTGATCCAAAGATTGGAGGAGCAAGccaaaaagtttgaggagttcATGGCTAACTTTTCCAGGCAACATCCATCAAGTTAG